The Bradyrhizobium barranii subsp. barranii genome segment GGCGAGCGCGAGCACGATCGCGTCACTGGCGCGGTTCTGTGCGAACACCGCGCCCGCGGCGATCGCGGGGCCGGAATCGCGCCGCATCGGCTCGAGGATCACGTCGGCCTCGATGCCGATCTCGGCGAGCTGCTCCAGCACCATGAAGCGATAGGACGCATTGGTGATGACGATCGGACGATCAAACAGCGAGGCATCCGACACGCGCAGCAGCGTGTCCTGGAAGGTCGAGCGCGTGCCGAACAGCGGCAGGAACTGTTTTGGGCGCACCTCGCGCGAAGCCGGCCACAGCCGCGTGCCGGCACCGCCGCACATGATCAGGGGGATAATGCGTTTGTCCATCGTCATTTCAAACCTTGAAGTAGTCCCGATACCAGGTGACAAAATTGCGGACCCCGAGCGCGATCGGCGTTGACGGTGCAAAGCCGGTGTCGCGCGTCAGATCCTCGACATCCGCGAACGTTTCCAAGACGTCTCCCGGCTGCATCGGCAGCAATTCTTTGATTGCCGTCCGACCCAGCTCCTGCTCCAGAAGTCCGACGACATGCATCAGCTCTTCCGGATGGTGGTTGCCGACATTGTAGACCTTAGACGGCGCATTTGCGGCAGCCGGGTCATCCGCGGGCACCCGATCGATCAGCTTGGATACTACACGGGTGACGTCGTCAATATAGGTGAAGTCGCGACGCATTTTGCCATGGTTAAAGAGCCGGATCGGACGCTCCGCCATGATGGCGTTCACGAACAGAAACAGGGCCATGTCGGGCCGGCCCCACGGGCCGTAGATGGTGAAGAAGCGCAGGCCCGTGACCGGCAGCCGGTAGAGATGGCTGTAGGACTGCGCCATCAATTCGTTCGCCTTCTTGGTCGCGGCATAGAAGCTCACTGGATGGTCGGTCCGGTCCTGCACGGCAAATGGCAGTTTAGTGTTGGCGCCATAAACGGAGGATGACGAGGCGTAGACGAGATGACGACAAGAGTTGTTGCGGCAGCCCTCCAGCACGTTGAGAAAGCCCTGGAGATTGGAATCGGCGTAAGTGTGCGGATGGTCGATCGAGTAGCGCACGCCCGCCTGCGCCGCGAGATGCACGACTTTGTCAAATCGATGTCGCGCAAACAGCGCCGAGATGGTCTCGCGGTCGGCGAGATCGGCCTCGACGAAGGCGAAGCGGGAATCGCTCCGAAGCAGGGCCAGGCGCGCCTGTTTCAGCGCCGGATCGTAATAGCTGTTGAGATTGTCGAGCCCGACCACGGGCCGGCCCTCGGCCAGCAGCTGCCGGGCGACGTGAAAGCCGATGAACCCGGCGGCTCCCGTGACCAAAATCGCCTGATCCGTCATCCTGTTCCCAAGCGATCTGTTGCCACGCGATCCCCAAGCCGGCCCCGCGGCGCCTCTTTAGCCGCGGTATCGAGGCCGTCGCAATAGCCTCGCCGCTATTCGTCACCGCTCCAGATAAGCGCTATTGCAAGATCGGCGCCAAGACCATACCAAAGCGGCCGAATTCGACGCCTCGCGTCGGGTTGCCTCAAATCTTCGCAAACCCTGTTCATGCGGGCGAGATGCGCCGAATCCTGCTGTCGACGGCCAAAATCCTGATTTCCGGAGCGCTGCTCTACCTGGCGCTGCGCAAGGTCGATCTGTCCGAACTGTTTTCACGCCTGACCGCGACCAGCCTGCTCTGGATCGCCATGGCGATCGCGGTCACGTTCCTGCAAATCTTCGTCGGCGTGGTCCGCTGGCGCGAGGTCAGCGCCGAATGCGGCGCGCCGCTCGAGCTCGGCCGCGCGATGCGCTACAACGTGATCGGTGCGTTCTTCAACCAGACGCTGCCCTCCGCGATCGGTGGCGATGCGGTCCGGCTATGGTTGGTTGCGCGCGCCGGCGCCGGATGGCGTGCGGCCACCTACTCGATCTTCGTCGACCGCGCGATCGGCCTTGTCGCGCTGGCGATCGTCGTCGTCGCGAGCCTGCCCTGGAGCTACGAGCTCATCACCGATCCGCACGGACGCTCGGCGCTGCTGCTCGTCGATTTCGCCGCGCTCGCGGGCGGCGTCGGTTTCCTGATCTTCGGCGCGCTGAAATGGTCGTGGCTGAAGACCTGGTGGGCCACCCATCACATCCACGCCTGCGCCGTGATTGCTAACCGCGTGATCTTCAACGCCAAGCGCGGACCGATCGTCGCAATTCTGTCGCTTCTCGTTCACGTGCTCGCCGTCGTCATTGCGTGGTGCGTGGTGAAGTCGATTGCCGCCCCCGTCAGCTTCGGCCAAACATTCCTCCTCATTCCGCCGATCATGCTGATCACCCTGATGCCGATCTCGATCGCCGGCTGGGGCGTGCGCGAGGCGACGATGGGCCTGGCCTTCGGTTTCGCCGGGCTTTCCGCCAATGAAGGCGTTAACGTCTCGCTGCTATTCGGCGCCGTGCTCTTCATCGTCGGCGCGATCGGCGGCCTGGTCTGGATCCTCAGCGCGGAGAAGGCCGCGAAAGGGTCGGCGCCGCTCGGGGTGCCGCAGTGAGCCCAACCGTCGACGCTGTTGCCGTCATGTCGTCGCTGCTTGCCGTCGCGGTCGCCGCGCTGATGTCGGCGATCATCACCTGGACCAGCCGTCCCCTGCTCCAGCGCTATGCCCTGGCGCGACCGAATGCCCGTTCCTCGCATCGCATTCCGACCCCGCAGGGCGCCGGCATCGCGGTGATCACCGCCACGCTGCTGGTCGCATCGGCCTGGGCCGCCTGGGCGAACGTTGCGATCCCGCCGGCGCTAGTCATTGCAACGATCGTGATCGCCCTGGTCGGATTCGCCGACGACATCGTGTCGCTGCCGGTGTTGGCGCGGCTGGCGCTGCAAGCAGCCTGCGTCGGCGCGGTCGTGTTCACCGCGTCCGAGACTGCGCGCATCGTGCCGGCACTGCCCCTTCCGCTCGAGCGTGGCCTCATCCTGCTCGCCGGCGTCTGGTTCGTGAACCTCGTCAACTTCATGGACGGGCTGGACCTGATGACGGTCGCGGAAGTCGTGCCCGTCACCGCGGCGCTGCTGCTGCTGGGACTGCTCGGTGATCTCTCGTGGCCGGCGGCGCTGATCGCCACGGCAATGTGCGGCGCCATGCTCGGCTTTGCGCCGTTCAACCGTCCGGTCGCAAAAGTGTTTTTGGGCGATGTCGGCAGCCTGCCGATCGGCCTTTTGCTCGGCTGGTGCCTGCTGGAGCTCGCCTGGCATGGGCAGCCGGCTGCGGCACTGCTGCTGCCGGCCTATTACCTCGTCGATTCCACCATCACGCTGTTTCGGCGCATCGCGCGCCGCGAACAATTCTGGTCGGCGCACCGCTCGCACTTCTACCAGCGCGCTACCGACAACGGCTTCACGGTCCGCGGCGTGATCGGCGATGTGTTCGCGCTCAATCTATTGCTGGCTGTGCTTGCCATCATCACGGTTCGCGCAAGCTCGACCTCGGTCACATGGCTCGCGCTTGTCGCGGGCGCGATCGCAATCGGATTCGTCCTGCACCGCTTCTCCCGACCTCAGGCGTCCTGAGCCGACAGCGCGAGCCGCAGGCCCTCGTCGAGGGAGACCTGCGGCTGCCAGCCGGTCGCGATCGCCTTGGCGAGGTTGAGCTCGAGCGAGCCGATCAGGCTGTCATGAGTATCTTGCCGGCCCATCACGCTGAGCAGCGTTGAGAGCAGTTCCGGCGGCATGCCGAACAGCCGCGAGGTCTTGCCGGCAGCCTTCGCCAGCCGCTCGATGAATTCGGGCGTCGAGACCTGTTCCGTGTCCGCGACCAGGAAGATCTCGAAATTGCTCGTGGGATCGGGGTGAGCCAGCCGGCGCAGGATGAACGACGACAGATTTTGCACGGCCAGGAACGCACGCTGATTGCGAATTGCGCCAAAGGGCAGCGGCAGTCCCAGATTCACGGCGCGCGTCAGCAGCGCGAAATTGCCCTTAGCGCCAGCGCCATAGACCAGCGGCGGCCTAATCACCGAGATATTCATGTCGCTGTCGCGCGCCAGCGTCCTCAAGCCCGCCTCGGCGGCGGCCTTGGACATGCCGTAGAGGCCGCGCGGCGTGAGGATGTCCTCTTCGCTGAACGGCGCGCGGCCATCATTGCTGCGGCCGTGCACGAGAACGGTGCTGACGAAGATGAACTGGCGAACGCCCGCCGTTGCCGCGGAGCGCGCCAGGTGCAGCGTGCCGGCGATGTTGACGTTGCGGTAGAGCTGGACCGCGTGCTCCTCGTGCTTGTGATGCACGCGCGCGGCGAGATGGACCACGGCGTCGACGCCTTCGAGCGCCGCCTCCCAATCGGTATCGGGCCCGATCGATCCGATCGCGACCTCGTCCTCGATTCCCTCCGGCCTGCGCGCCGCGCGGCGGACCGACCATCCCTCGCGCGCGAGCTCAGGCGCGACGTGGCGGCCGACGAAGCCGCTCGCCCCTGTCACCAGCACGACCGGTTTCCGCTCGCTCATCGTTGCTCCGTCAGATCGGGGTTGCGCAACAATTCGTCGATCAACCCGGCATAGGCGTTCATCGCGGTCGTCTGGTCGAATCTCGCTGCCGCCTTCACCGCGCGTTCGGCCATGGCGGCGGCGTCGCAACGTGATGCCGCGCGGATTGCGTCGGCGAGCTGATCGGCGCGGCCCGGCGTCACGACCCAGCCGAGCCCGTTCTCCGCCACCGTCAACGCGGCCTCGGCCTCCGGCTCGGAGACCAGCGCCACCGGACGGCCGACCGCCAGCAGATTGTAGAACCGGCTCGGCACCGACACCCCCGCCACGTTCTTCCGGTACGGAATGATCCAGAGATTGGCAGCCGCCAGGAACGCCTCGAGCTCGGCATCCGCCACCCGCGCCACGAACGACACATTGGGCAAGTTCGCCTCGGCCTGCAACTGCTTCAGCCGCTTGAAGCCGATGCCCCAGCCGGACAGCAGGAAGTGGATGTCCGGTTCGTCCTTCAAAAGGCGTGCCGCCTCGAACACGATCTCCGGATCATGAGTGAAGCCAAGATTGCCCGACAGGCCGACAATGAATCGCGCGGAAAGCGCCTTGCGGAACGGATTGTCCGGCGCCAGGGGACGTGCCGCCGGTACGAGCGTCGCCCAGTTCGGGATGAAGCGGATCTTGTTCCGCGTCATGCCGGAATAGCTCAAGAGCGGCCGCTCCGCATCGCGGCCGATGGTGATGACGGCATTGAGCGCGCGGAACATCAGGCTGTTGGCCGCGCGCATCGTTCGCGTCACGAACGAGCCGGGCTTCAGGATTTCCGCCATCACGAGAACATCGGGGAAGAGGTCGTGCATGATCAGCGCCGAGCGCGCGCCCTTGCATCTTGCCGCGGCCGCGACCGCGTAAGGCAGCATGAACGGCGCGGTCACGGTGACCACGACGTCACCAGCCCTAAGCTCCCGGATCAACGCGAAGAAGGTGCGCGCCGCGAACAGCAGCTCGGAGGCGCCACGTCGCACCAGCGCGGCCTTTCCCGCCATCCGGTTCTTGATGGCGATCACGCGCGGCTTGCCCGGGCCGGTTTGCGAGGCCGGCAATTCGCCGGGCGAGCCCGACAGCACGATGACCTCGTGGTTGACGGCGACGCGGCATGCGATCTCTGCCATGATCGCGGCGGTCGTGCTCGGATCAGGCGGATAGTGCTGGCTCGCGACGACGATCTTGCCTTGAGACTGCATGGTCAGGCCGCGGTCGACCCGAATTCAGGAACCGCATCCTTCAGGATGGTCTTGATCGTGGCCCGATCGTCCCGCGCGATCGCCTGCTCCAGCGCCGCGATCCATTTGCGCAGCGTCTGCATC includes the following:
- a CDS encoding glycosyltransferase family 4 protein — protein: MQSQGKIVVASQHYPPDPSTTAAIMAEIACRVAVNHEVIVLSGSPGELPASQTGPGKPRVIAIKNRMAGKAALVRRGASELLFAARTFFALIRELRAGDVVVTVTAPFMLPYAVAAAARCKGARSALIMHDLFPDVLVMAEILKPGSFVTRTMRAANSLMFRALNAVITIGRDAERPLLSYSGMTRNKIRFIPNWATLVPAARPLAPDNPFRKALSARFIVGLSGNLGFTHDPEIVFEAARLLKDEPDIHFLLSGWGIGFKRLKQLQAEANLPNVSFVARVADAELEAFLAAANLWIIPYRKNVAGVSVPSRFYNLLAVGRPVALVSEPEAEAALTVAENGLGWVVTPGRADQLADAIRAASRCDAAAMAERAVKAAARFDQTTAMNAYAGLIDELLRNPDLTEQR
- a CDS encoding MraY family glycosyltransferase, with the translated sequence MSSLLAVAVAALMSAIITWTSRPLLQRYALARPNARSSHRIPTPQGAGIAVITATLLVASAWAAWANVAIPPALVIATIVIALVGFADDIVSLPVLARLALQAACVGAVVFTASETARIVPALPLPLERGLILLAGVWFVNLVNFMDGLDLMTVAEVVPVTAALLLLGLLGDLSWPAALIATAMCGAMLGFAPFNRPVAKVFLGDVGSLPIGLLLGWCLLELAWHGQPAAALLLPAYYLVDSTITLFRRIARREQFWSAHRSHFYQRATDNGFTVRGVIGDVFALNLLLAVLAIITVRASSTSVTWLALVAGAIAIGFVLHRFSRPQAS
- a CDS encoding SDR family NAD(P)-dependent oxidoreductase; translation: MTDQAILVTGAAGFIGFHVARQLLAEGRPVVGLDNLNSYYDPALKQARLALLRSDSRFAFVEADLADRETISALFARHRFDKVVHLAAQAGVRYSIDHPHTYADSNLQGFLNVLEGCRNNSCRHLVYASSSSVYGANTKLPFAVQDRTDHPVSFYAATKKANELMAQSYSHLYRLPVTGLRFFTIYGPWGRPDMALFLFVNAIMAERPIRLFNHGKMRRDFTYIDDVTRVVSKLIDRVPADDPAAANAPSKVYNVGNHHPEELMHVVGLLEQELGRTAIKELLPMQPGDVLETFADVEDLTRDTGFAPSTPIALGVRNFVTWYRDYFKV
- a CDS encoding lysylphosphatidylglycerol synthase transmembrane domain-containing protein yields the protein MRRILLSTAKILISGALLYLALRKVDLSELFSRLTATSLLWIAMAIAVTFLQIFVGVVRWREVSAECGAPLELGRAMRYNVIGAFFNQTLPSAIGGDAVRLWLVARAGAGWRAATYSIFVDRAIGLVALAIVVVASLPWSYELITDPHGRSALLLVDFAALAGGVGFLIFGALKWSWLKTWWATHHIHACAVIANRVIFNAKRGPIVAILSLLVHVLAVVIAWCVVKSIAAPVSFGQTFLLIPPIMLITLMPISIAGWGVREATMGLAFGFAGLSANEGVNVSLLFGAVLFIVGAIGGLVWILSAEKAAKGSAPLGVPQ
- a CDS encoding NAD-dependent epimerase/dehydratase family protein, translated to MSERKPVVLVTGASGFVGRHVAPELAREGWSVRRAARRPEGIEDEVAIGSIGPDTDWEAALEGVDAVVHLAARVHHKHEEHAVQLYRNVNIAGTLHLARSAATAGVRQFIFVSTVLVHGRSNDGRAPFSEEDILTPRGLYGMSKAAAEAGLRTLARDSDMNISVIRPPLVYGAGAKGNFALLTRAVNLGLPLPFGAIRNQRAFLAVQNLSSFILRRLAHPDPTSNFEIFLVADTEQVSTPEFIERLAKAAGKTSRLFGMPPELLSTLLSVMGRQDTHDSLIGSLELNLAKAIATGWQPQVSLDEGLRLALSAQDA